In Porphyrobacter sp. LM 6, one DNA window encodes the following:
- a CDS encoding nitroreductase: protein MNVTEAVTTRRSIRAFLDTPVDLETITRVMDKARWAASGCNYQPWEASIVTGQPLKDLQAKIIANGPGAAEYDWAAPGQEEAYKARLDGVSAGMFGAMGIARDDGAGRMAAMAKNTTSFDAPAVLFVYFPRLMKEPQWSDVGMWLQTVALLLREEGLDSCFQEFMALYANTIRDFLGLDHERYMFFCGMAIGYRDPDAPVNNFERQRVPLAEQVKFIGFE from the coding sequence ATGAACGTTACCGAAGCCGTCACCACCCGCCGCTCGATCCGCGCCTTTCTCGACACGCCGGTGGATCTCGAAACCATCACCCGCGTGATGGACAAGGCGCGCTGGGCAGCGTCGGGCTGCAATTACCAGCCGTGGGAAGCGAGCATCGTCACCGGCCAGCCGCTCAAGGACTTGCAGGCGAAGATCATCGCCAACGGCCCCGGTGCCGCCGAATATGACTGGGCCGCGCCCGGGCAGGAAGAGGCCTACAAGGCGCGGCTCGACGGGGTTTCGGCCGGCATGTTCGGCGCGATGGGCATTGCGCGCGATGACGGTGCGGGCCGCATGGCGGCGATGGCCAAGAACACCACCAGCTTCGATGCGCCCGCGGTGCTGTTCGTCTATTTCCCGCGCCTGATGAAGGAACCGCAGTGGTCCGATGTCGGCATGTGGCTCCAGACCGTCGCCCTGCTGCTGCGCGAAGAGGGACTGGATAGCTGCTTCCAGGAGTTCATGGCGCTCTACGCCAACACTATCCGCGACTTCCTCGGCCTCGATCACGAACGTTACATGTTCTTCTGCGGCATGGCGATCGGCTACCGCGATCCGGACGCGCCGGTGAACAACTTCGAACGCCAGCGTGTGCCGCTCGCCGAGCAGGTCAAGTTCATCGGGTTCGAGTGA
- the fsa gene encoding fructose-6-phosphate aldolase → MKFFVDTAEIEPIRELAATGLLDGVTTNPSLIAKSGRDFMEVTREICGIVDGPVSAEVVALDHVTMMKEAEVLRKIADNVCIKVPLTVDGLKTCKALTSDGTMVNVTLCFSANQALLAAKAGATFISPFVGRHDDNGFDGMDLIEDIRLIYDNYNFATEILVASVRHTTHVLQAAKIGADVMTAPPAVIHALFKHVLTDKGIEGFMADWAKTGQSIL, encoded by the coding sequence ATGAAATTCTTCGTCGACACCGCCGAGATCGAGCCGATCCGCGAACTCGCTGCCACCGGCCTGCTCGACGGGGTGACGACCAATCCCTCGCTGATCGCCAAGTCGGGGCGCGACTTCATGGAAGTGACGCGCGAAATCTGCGGGATCGTCGATGGACCGGTCAGCGCCGAAGTGGTCGCACTCGATCATGTCACGATGATGAAAGAGGCCGAAGTGCTCCGCAAGATCGCGGACAATGTCTGCATCAAGGTGCCGCTGACGGTCGATGGCCTCAAGACCTGCAAGGCGCTCACCAGCGATGGCACGATGGTCAATGTCACCCTGTGCTTCTCGGCCAACCAGGCGCTGCTCGCGGCCAAGGCGGGCGCGACCTTCATCTCGCCCTTCGTCGGCCGGCACGATGACAACGGCTTCGACGGGATGGACCTGATCGAGGACATTCGCCTGATCTACGACAACTACAACTTCGCCACCGAAATCCTCGTGGCGAGCGTGCGTCACACCACCCACGTGCTGCAAGCCGCCAAGATCGGCGCCGACGTGATGACCGCGCCGCCTGCCGTGATCCACGCGCTGTTCAAGCACGTGCTGACCGACAAGGGCATCGAAGGCTTCATGGCCGACTGGGCCAAGACCGGCCAGAGCATCCTTTAA
- a CDS encoding primosomal protein N', giving the protein MNRIRLLVLNAALGPLDYRLPEGVDAPAGSVVIAPLGPRKVTGIVWDEGRLPGEEIAFERLRPILEVLPVPPIPAPLRRLIEWTADYYCAALASVARMTLASGGALGGPAVMTEYRLSGGIPERMTAQRLAAIEALEGEQGTMRELSGIAGVSEGVLRGLVNQGVIEPVTVNIDRPYPSADPDHDQPGLSPEQSAVAARLVAAVEARAFAPFLLDGVTGSGKTETYFEPVAEALRMGRQVLVLLPEIALTENFLSRFAARFGAAPVLWHSSLKSTERRRAWRAIADGSAQVVVGARSALFLPYDNLGLIVVDEAHEISFKQDDGVRYNARDVAVMRARFEGVPVVLASATPALESLHMATQGVYEKLDLPSRFGGASLPSVRLINLTQEKPGSQRWLAGPLIDALRDRLEKGEQSLLFLNRRGYAPLTLCRNCGHRFKCPSCSAWLVEHRLSARLACHHCGFETRVPDACPECGESDCLVACGPGVERIAAEVAELFPEARVAVATSDTLNTPDRAAEFIAQAEGKAIDIIIGTQLVTKGFHFPDLTLVGVVDADLGLEGGDLRAGERTFSQIAQVAGRAGRGAKPGEVLIQTRHPDAPVIAALADGDRDGFYAAETAARRDANAPPFGRWAAIILSSEDEKEAREAAARLGDKRPRLPDVQILGPAPAPLALLRGRYRYRFLVNAKRSANLQAALRDWIGAVQFAPGVRVGVDIDPYSFV; this is encoded by the coding sequence ATGAACCGCATCCGCCTGCTTGTCCTCAACGCCGCGCTCGGCCCGCTGGATTACCGGCTGCCCGAGGGAGTGGACGCGCCTGCGGGAAGCGTGGTGATCGCCCCGCTGGGGCCGCGCAAGGTGACCGGCATCGTGTGGGACGAGGGCCGCCTGCCGGGCGAGGAAATCGCCTTCGAGCGGCTGCGCCCGATCCTTGAAGTGCTGCCCGTGCCGCCGATCCCGGCCCCGCTGCGCCGCCTGATCGAATGGACCGCCGACTATTACTGCGCAGCCCTCGCCAGCGTTGCCCGCATGACGCTGGCGAGCGGCGGAGCCTTGGGCGGCCCGGCGGTGATGACCGAATATCGCCTCTCGGGCGGCATCCCCGAACGCATGACCGCCCAGCGCCTTGCCGCAATCGAGGCGCTCGAGGGCGAACAGGGCACGATGCGCGAACTGTCGGGGATCGCGGGCGTTTCCGAAGGGGTGCTGCGCGGGCTCGTCAATCAGGGGGTAATCGAGCCGGTGACGGTCAACATCGATCGCCCCTACCCGTCCGCCGATCCCGATCACGACCAGCCCGGCCTCTCTCCCGAACAATCCGCCGTCGCCGCGCGGCTGGTGGCGGCGGTTGAGGCGCGCGCCTTTGCCCCCTTCCTGCTCGACGGGGTGACCGGTTCGGGCAAGACCGAAACCTATTTCGAGCCTGTCGCTGAAGCTCTCAGGATGGGGCGACAGGTGCTCGTCCTGCTCCCAGAAATCGCGTTGACCGAGAACTTCCTCAGCCGCTTTGCCGCGCGCTTCGGGGCGGCGCCGGTGCTGTGGCATTCCTCATTGAAATCGACCGAGCGCCGCCGCGCATGGCGGGCGATTGCCGATGGTTCCGCGCAGGTCGTGGTCGGCGCGCGTTCGGCGCTGTTCCTGCCCTATGACAATCTCGGGCTGATCGTGGTCGATGAAGCGCACGAGATCAGCTTCAAGCAGGATGACGGGGTGCGCTACAACGCCCGCGACGTGGCGGTGATGCGCGCGCGGTTCGAAGGCGTGCCGGTGGTGCTCGCCAGCGCCACCCCCGCGCTTGAAAGCCTGCACATGGCGACGCAGGGGGTTTACGAGAAGCTCGACCTGCCGAGCCGTTTCGGCGGGGCGAGCCTGCCGAGCGTGCGGCTCATCAACCTTACGCAAGAAAAGCCGGGGAGCCAGCGCTGGCTCGCTGGGCCGCTGATCGATGCCCTGCGCGACCGGCTGGAAAAGGGCGAGCAATCGCTGCTGTTCCTCAATCGCCGCGGCTATGCGCCGCTGACGCTTTGCAGGAATTGCGGGCACCGCTTCAAATGCCCCTCGTGCAGCGCATGGCTGGTCGAGCATCGCCTCTCCGCCCGCCTCGCCTGCCATCATTGCGGGTTCGAAACGCGAGTGCCCGATGCCTGCCCCGAATGCGGGGAGAGCGATTGTCTGGTGGCCTGCGGCCCCGGCGTGGAACGGATCGCGGCCGAAGTCGCCGAGCTGTTTCCCGAAGCGCGCGTGGCGGTGGCAACCTCGGACACCCTAAACACCCCCGACCGCGCGGCGGAGTTCATCGCGCAGGCGGAAGGCAAAGCCATCGACATCATCATCGGCACGCAGCTGGTGACCAAGGGCTTCCACTTCCCCGATCTCACGTTGGTGGGCGTGGTCGATGCCGATCTGGGCCTCGAGGGCGGCGATCTGCGCGCGGGCGAGCGCACCTTCTCGCAAATCGCGCAGGTCGCGGGCCGTGCGGGGCGCGGGGCCAAGCCGGGCGAGGTGCTGATCCAGACCCGCCACCCCGATGCCCCCGTGATCGCCGCGCTGGCGGATGGTGACCGCGACGGGTTCTACGCAGCCGAAACCGCCGCGCGCCGCGATGCCAATGCTCCGCCGTTCGGGCGCTGGGCGGCGATCATCCTCTCCTCCGAGGACGAGAAGGAAGCGCGCGAGGCTGCCGCACGATTGGGCGACAAGCGCCCGCGCCTGCCCGATGTCCAGATCCTCGGCCCTGCCCCTGCCCCGCTGGCGCTGCTGCGCGGACGCTACCGCTACCGCTTCCTCGTCAACGCCAAGCGCAGCGCCAATCTGCAAGCCGCCTTGCGCGACTGGATCGGAGCTGTGCAATTCGCCCCCGGCGTAAGGGTGGGCGTGGATATCGATCCCTATTCCTTCGTCTGA
- a CDS encoding DUF4197 domain-containing protein has product MSAITTFTPTRRALLTGAAGAATLALLPGCASTGGFSMVEAVRRLLLRASENAFARLTEPGGFWDEQVARIGLENFLGARGNTLSRILTSSLFKDRLEERFATFAIDASYRAAPVVTEAVEVIGFANALELVRGGPSAASTFLRGEMGTALLDAMVPQLGDAIRLADDPLVGQAIAALTGVDVSSVASRIGREVDDAIWGEIAREEAAIRADPGKTRDPVLIGVFGLGSRV; this is encoded by the coding sequence ATGTCCGCAATCACCACCTTCACGCCCACCCGCCGCGCGCTGCTGACCGGAGCCGCAGGAGCGGCCACGCTGGCGTTGCTGCCCGGATGCGCGAGCACCGGCGGGTTCAGCATGGTCGAAGCGGTGCGCCGTCTGCTGCTGCGCGCCTCGGAAAACGCCTTTGCCCGCCTGACCGAACCCGGCGGGTTCTGGGACGAGCAGGTCGCGCGGATCGGGCTGGAGAATTTCCTCGGCGCGCGGGGCAACACACTCTCGCGCATCCTCACCTCCTCGCTGTTCAAGGACCGGCTGGAGGAGCGATTCGCTACCTTCGCGATTGATGCGAGCTATCGCGCCGCGCCGGTCGTGACCGAGGCGGTCGAGGTAATCGGCTTTGCCAACGCGCTCGAACTGGTGCGCGGCGGGCCTTCGGCAGCGAGCACCTTCCTGCGCGGGGAGATGGGCACGGCGCTGCTCGATGCGATGGTGCCGCAGCTGGGCGATGCGATCCGGTTGGCGGATGATCCGCTGGTCGGGCAGGCGATTGCGGCGCTCACCGGCGTCGATGTCTCCAGCGTCGCCAGCCGCATCGGGCGCGAGGTCGATGATGCGATCTGGGGCGAGATTGCCCGCGAGGAAGCCGCGATCCGCGCCGATCCGGGCAAGACCCGCGATCCGGTACTGATCGGGGTGTTCGGGCTGGGCAGCCGGGTCTGA
- a CDS encoding cryptochrome/photolyase family protein, with the protein MTRPVLVPILGDQLSRSLSSLDGLTPENTRILMMEVWDEATYVKHHKQKIVLIFAAMRHFAEELRAEGWQVDYVRLDDPANTGSFTGEVARAVERHAPSEVRVTESGEWRVAQAMCEWEGRFPCPVSILADTRFIATHADFRAFADGRKHLTMEYFYREMRRKTGLLMEGDKPTSGVWNLDAENREPPKEGLKAPPTPKFTPDAITQEVIALVGARFPDHFGDLEPFGWPVTRAEALEAAEAFFARRLALFGPYQDAMLHREDDLYHSMLSTSLNIGLLTPLELCQRAEAEYRAGRAPLNSVEGFIRQIIGWREYVRGFYWHQMPGLAEANELKAHRPLPDFFWTGETDMRCLADCIRTTREDAHAHHIQRLMVLGNFCLIAGIDPRAVADWYLAVYADAFEWVELPNVAGMVLYADGGRLATKPYAASGNYINKMSNYCGGCRYKVAQKTGPNACPFNPLYWHFMDANRLALESNHRIGRIYATWDRMGAAKQREYLESAEKFLDSLVPAREGWARHTEGREPC; encoded by the coding sequence ATGACCCGCCCCGTTCTCGTGCCGATCCTCGGCGATCAATTGTCGCGCAGCCTCTCCAGCCTTGACGGCCTCACCCCCGAAAACACCCGCATCCTGATGATGGAGGTGTGGGACGAGGCGACTTACGTGAAGCACCACAAGCAAAAGATCGTGCTGATCTTCGCCGCGATGCGCCACTTCGCCGAAGAGCTGCGCGCCGAGGGCTGGCAGGTCGATTACGTGCGGCTGGACGATCCGGCTAACACCGGCAGCTTCACCGGTGAAGTCGCCCGCGCGGTGGAACGCCATGCCCCGTCCGAAGTGCGCGTCACCGAAAGCGGTGAATGGCGTGTTGCTCAGGCGATGTGCGAATGGGAGGGCCGCTTCCCCTGCCCTGTCAGCATCCTCGCTGACACCCGCTTCATCGCCACCCACGCCGACTTCCGCGCCTTTGCCGACGGGCGCAAGCACCTGACGATGGAGTATTTCTACCGCGAGATGCGCCGCAAGACAGGCCTCCTGATGGAGGGCGACAAGCCCACCAGCGGCGTGTGGAACCTCGATGCTGAAAACCGCGAACCGCCGAAGGAAGGCCTCAAGGCACCGCCGACGCCGAAGTTCACCCCCGATGCCATCACGCAGGAAGTGATCGCGCTGGTGGGGGCGCGCTTCCCCGATCACTTCGGCGATCTTGAACCCTTCGGCTGGCCCGTCACCCGCGCCGAGGCGCTGGAGGCCGCCGAGGCCTTCTTCGCCCGACGCCTCGCCCTGTTCGGCCCCTATCAGGACGCGATGCTGCATAGAGAGGACGACCTCTACCACTCGATGCTATCGACCAGCCTCAATATCGGTCTGCTCACCCCGCTCGAACTGTGCCAACGCGCCGAGGCCGAATACCGCGCCGGCCGCGCACCCTTGAATTCGGTCGAGGGGTTCATCCGCCAGATCATCGGCTGGCGCGAATATGTGCGCGGGTTCTACTGGCACCAGATGCCGGGACTGGCCGAAGCCAATGAACTCAAGGCCCACCGCCCGCTGCCCGACTTCTTCTGGACCGGCGAGACCGACATGCGCTGCCTTGCCGATTGCATCCGCACCACCCGCGAGGATGCCCACGCGCACCACATCCAGCGGCTGATGGTACTCGGCAATTTCTGCCTGATCGCCGGGATCGATCCGCGGGCAGTCGCCGACTGGTATCTCGCGGTGTACGCCGATGCCTTCGAATGGGTCGAGCTGCCCAATGTGGCGGGCATGGTGCTCTATGCCGATGGCGGCCGGCTGGCGACCAAGCCCTATGCGGCGTCCGGCAACTACATCAACAAGATGTCGAACTACTGCGGCGGCTGCCGCTACAAGGTCGCGCAGAAGACGGGGCCGAACGCCTGCCCCTTCAACCCGCTCTACTGGCACTTCATGGATGCCAACCGCTTGGCGCTCGAAAGCAACCACCGCATCGGCCGCATCTATGCCACCTGGGACCGCATGGGCGCGGCCAAGCAGCGTGAATATCTGGAAAGCGCCGAAAAATTCCTCGACTCTCTCGTGCCTGCGCGTGAAGGATGGGCGCGACACACTGAGGGGAGAGAGCCATGCTGA
- the cobT gene encoding cobaltochelatase subunit CobT, translating to MADQSPLDLFKQALTGASRAIARDPEVEVAWSADVPGSAGNRFRVPLPGRDLPAEQVTEARGFADSFALKLRHHDAALHAKSAPPEPIARACYDAIEQVRYEALGANRFGGIKANLDAATEMRTASDKIVRAQNSSEVPLQTALALLVREALTGEAVPARAQGGIELVRDFLEEKVGGDFAGLAEKIGDQEAFQKLALDMLRELDLTRPTDAPDESDSDDADDEEGPDDSEGEDENQSEGDPQSAEMAGDMAEGEGEGEQSSDTQTDSEMSEGEPGEDGDATNAPVRPNRPQAEVPASIDYKAFTTRFDEEVAAPDLCDAEELDRLRAYLDSQLTGLQGVVTRLANRLQRRLMAQQNRSWDFDQEEGVLDAARLARVIISPGTALSYKVERDVEFKDTIVTLLIDNSGSMRGRPISIAAISADILARTLERCGVKTEILGFTTRAWKGGQSREAWLADGKPQNPGRLNDLRHIIYKQADEPWRRARRNLGLMMREGLLKENIDGEALIWAHSRLLYRPEERRILMVISDGAPVDDSTLSVNSAGYLEAHLRSVIEWIEKVSPVQLVAIGIGHDVTRYYRRAVTIMDVEQLGGTIMEQLAELFEDEKGVKAKR from the coding sequence ATGGCCGACCAGTCCCCGCTCGATCTGTTCAAGCAGGCGCTTACCGGCGCATCGCGGGCGATTGCGCGCGATCCGGAGGTCGAGGTTGCGTGGAGCGCGGATGTGCCGGGGAGCGCGGGCAACCGCTTCCGCGTGCCGCTGCCGGGGCGCGATCTGCCCGCCGAACAGGTGACCGAGGCGCGCGGCTTTGCCGATTCGTTTGCGCTGAAGCTGCGGCACCACGACGCGGCGCTCCACGCCAAATCCGCGCCGCCCGAACCGATCGCGCGCGCCTGCTATGATGCGATCGAGCAGGTGCGTTACGAGGCGCTGGGCGCGAACCGCTTCGGCGGGATCAAGGCCAATCTCGACGCCGCGACCGAGATGCGCACCGCATCCGACAAGATCGTGCGGGCGCAGAATTCCTCCGAAGTGCCCTTGCAGACTGCGCTTGCCCTGCTGGTGCGCGAGGCGCTGACCGGCGAGGCCGTGCCGGCCCGCGCGCAGGGCGGGATCGAGCTGGTGCGCGACTTCCTGGAGGAGAAGGTCGGCGGCGATTTTGCGGGCCTTGCCGAGAAGATCGGCGATCAGGAAGCCTTCCAGAAGCTCGCGCTCGATATGCTGCGTGAACTCGATCTCACCCGCCCGACCGACGCGCCGGACGAAAGCGATTCCGACGACGCGGACGACGAGGAAGGCCCCGACGACAGCGAGGGCGAGGACGAAAACCAATCCGAAGGCGATCCGCAATCGGCCGAGATGGCGGGCGACATGGCCGAAGGCGAGGGCGAGGGCGAGCAATCCTCCGACACCCAGACCGACAGCGAAATGTCCGAAGGCGAACCGGGCGAGGACGGCGATGCCACCAACGCGCCCGTCCGTCCCAACCGCCCGCAGGCCGAAGTCCCCGCGAGCATCGACTACAAGGCCTTCACCACCCGCTTCGACGAGGAAGTCGCCGCGCCCGACCTGTGCGACGCGGAGGAACTCGATCGCCTGCGCGCCTATCTCGATAGCCAACTGACCGGCCTTCAGGGCGTGGTGACGCGCCTTGCCAACCGGCTCCAGCGCCGCCTGATGGCGCAGCAGAACCGCAGCTGGGATTTCGACCAGGAAGAAGGCGTGCTCGATGCCGCTCGGCTGGCCCGCGTGATCATCTCGCCCGGCACGGCGCTCTCCTACAAGGTCGAGCGCGACGTCGAGTTCAAGGACACGATCGTCACCCTGTTGATCGACAATTCGGGCTCAATGCGCGGGCGGCCGATCTCCATCGCCGCAATCAGCGCCGACATTCTCGCGCGCACGCTCGAACGCTGCGGCGTCAAGACCGAGATCCTCGGCTTCACCACCCGCGCGTGGAAGGGCGGGCAGAGCCGCGAGGCGTGGCTCGCCGATGGCAAGCCGCAGAACCCGGGGCGCCTCAACGACCTGCGCCACATCATCTACAAGCAGGCCGACGAGCCGTGGCGCCGCGCGCGCCGCAATCTCGGGTTGATGATGCGCGAGGGGCTGCTGAAGGAAAACATCGACGGCGAGGCGCTGATCTGGGCGCACAGCCGCCTGCTCTACCGCCCCGAGGAACGCCGCATTCTGATGGTGATCAGCGACGGCGCGCCGGTGGACGATTCGACTTTGTCGGTGAACTCGGCGGGTTATCTCGAGGCGCACCTGCGCAGCGTGATCGAGTGGATCGAAAAGGTCTCCCCCGTCCAGCTGGTCGCCATCGGCATCGGGCATGATGTGACGCGGTATTACCGCCGCGCGGTAACGATTATGGACGTGGAACAGCTTGGCGGTACGATCATGGAGCAGCTCGCCGAACTGTTCGAGGACGAGAAGGGCGTGAAGGCGAAGCGCTGA
- a CDS encoding DUF2490 domain-containing protein, whose product MSMRFALLLAALVAAWQPSKARASDEDTQFWLVVNATGDIADGTRLTIDASQRWREEARGDEQQTFRFNIDQTVAKHLRIGGGAMVLDAGGDTEIRPHQQIIVTLGRFEARTRMEERFFDGADRVELRLRQRLQYTQPLGESWRATLGGEWFGTLQGRNNGQGASTDQWRALTGVAYKLNDKLEIGANYWLLAFPRGDRPARYTHLPQAVLTYRF is encoded by the coding sequence ATGTCGATGCGTTTCGCGCTGCTGCTTGCCGCCCTCGTTGCGGCTTGGCAACCGTCGAAAGCGCGGGCCAGTGACGAAGACACACAATTCTGGCTGGTGGTGAACGCGACAGGCGATATCGCCGACGGCACGCGGCTGACGATCGATGCCTCGCAGCGCTGGCGCGAGGAGGCCCGCGGCGACGAGCAGCAGACCTTCCGCTTCAATATCGATCAGACCGTGGCCAAGCACCTGCGGATCGGCGGCGGGGCGATGGTGCTTGATGCCGGGGGCGACACCGAAATTCGCCCGCACCAGCAGATCATCGTCACGCTTGGCCGATTCGAGGCGCGCACGCGGATGGAAGAGCGCTTCTTCGACGGCGCCGACCGGGTCGAGCTGCGACTACGCCAACGGCTGCAATATACCCAGCCGCTCGGCGAAAGCTGGCGAGCGACGCTGGGCGGCGAATGGTTCGGGACGCTGCAAGGGCGCAACAATGGCCAGGGCGCATCGACCGACCAGTGGCGCGCGCTCACAGGCGTGGCTTACAAGCTCAACGACAAGCTCGAGATCGGGGCCAATTACTGGCTGCTGGCGTTTCCGCGCGGCGATCGACCGGCGCGTTACACCCACCTGCCGCAAGCCGTGCTGACCTACCGCTTCTAA
- a CDS encoding glutathione S-transferase family protein, which yields MLTIHHLRLSQSERIVWLAEELGIAYDLKLYTRRTDNRLAPDEYKALHPMGIAPVITDGDLVLGESGAIMDYIVAKYAPGTALVPGVDHPDFADHLFYYHWANATFMTNGMMALVAQFMGATELPPFVADRVAKGWAIVEKRLGEADYFGGSQLTTADIMMGFQLTTSRAMSGMSIDHLPNLKAYLKRIGERPAYQAAMAKCEPGMPPKLD from the coding sequence ATGCTGACCATCCACCACCTGCGCCTGTCGCAATCCGAACGCATCGTCTGGCTCGCCGAGGAGCTGGGGATCGCATACGACCTCAAGCTCTACACCCGCCGCACCGATAATCGTCTGGCTCCTGATGAATACAAGGCGCTGCACCCGATGGGCATTGCGCCCGTCATCACCGATGGCGATCTGGTGCTGGGCGAAAGCGGCGCGATCATGGATTACATCGTGGCGAAGTATGCGCCCGGCACGGCGCTGGTGCCGGGAGTGGACCATCCCGACTTTGCCGACCACCTGTTCTACTACCACTGGGCCAACGCGACCTTCATGACCAACGGCATGATGGCGCTGGTGGCGCAGTTCATGGGCGCGACCGAACTGCCGCCCTTCGTCGCCGACCGTGTGGCCAAAGGCTGGGCGATCGTCGAAAAGCGGCTGGGCGAAGCGGACTATTTCGGCGGTTCGCAGCTCACTACGGCGGACATCATGATGGGCTTCCAGCTCACCACCAGCCGCGCAATGAGCGGCATGAGCATCGACCACCTGCCGAACCTCAAGGCCTACCTGAAGCGCATCGGCGAACGGCCCGCCTATCAGGCCGCAATGGCGAAATGCGAACCGGGGATGCCGCCGAAGCTGGATTGA
- a CDS encoding DUF2711 family protein encodes MTEIERSKWPPPEDDAMLPWYKGVFDAGFIALHPFFTVEGLDPSACVHGTMVFARSEMPEGASLLEWMDEEGAARREGKEVQSGSMPGIAKGFGRPIGWGKILATLGMNDHCMLDCALRTDIKGLRKEFADEVAARRLTDYCAREKIFLPTEGVIQPLMEASLIAMLRRAGISEVILSNEFGDEERLMPLDALEDEEPWDLRDDLPKWGVRRIIAPDRSLLVWVHWDSFYTAIFGTRARLEAARPEEGFEGFWCTPATTTYWLLEEAVPLAGGRV; translated from the coding sequence ATGACCGAAATCGAACGCAGCAAGTGGCCGCCGCCCGAAGATGATGCGATGTTGCCCTGGTATAAGGGCGTGTTCGATGCGGGCTTTATCGCGCTGCATCCCTTCTTCACGGTCGAGGGTCTTGACCCTTCCGCCTGTGTTCACGGCACGATGGTGTTCGCCCGCTCGGAGATGCCTGAAGGCGCAAGCCTTCTCGAATGGATGGACGAAGAGGGGGCTGCGCGGCGTGAGGGCAAGGAGGTGCAGAGCGGTTCCATGCCGGGTATTGCAAAAGGATTCGGCCGCCCGATCGGTTGGGGCAAAATCCTCGCCACGCTCGGGATGAATGATCACTGCATGCTCGATTGTGCATTGCGCACTGACATCAAGGGCCTGCGCAAGGAATTTGCAGATGAAGTCGCGGCCCGAAGGCTGACGGACTATTGTGCTCGTGAGAAGATTTTTCTCCCCACCGAAGGCGTGATCCAGCCGCTGATGGAAGCCTCGCTGATCGCCATGCTGCGCCGCGCAGGGATTAGCGAGGTGATCCTCTCTAACGAGTTTGGCGATGAAGAAAGGCTGATGCCACTTGACGCGCTGGAGGACGAGGAACCGTGGGATTTGCGGGATGACCTTCCCAAATGGGGCGTACGCCGGATCATCGCGCCCGACCGCTCGCTGCTGGTTTGGGTGCACTGGGACAGCTTTTATACCGCAATCTTCGGTACCCGGGCGCGGCTGGAAGCTGCGCGACCAGAAGAAGGCTTCGAGGGCTTCTGGTGCACGCCAGCCACGACGACCTATTGGCTGCTCGAGGAGGCTGTACCGCTGGCAGGCGGAAGGGTCTGA